In Hymenobacter volaticus, the genomic window CGTTGCTGGCACCCGTCACCATGTTGCGGGTGTACTGCACGTGGCCCGGTGCATCCGTGATGATGAATTTGCGGCGCGGCGTAGTGAAATATTTGTAGGCGACATCAATGGTAATGCCCTGTTCCCGCTCGGCCCGCAAACCGTCGGTCAGTAAGGCCAAATCCACAGTGCCTTGCACAGTAGGCCGGTTTTCCAGCGCCGCCAGCACATCCAACGACACCGAATCGGAGTCGTAGAGCAGGCGGCCAATGAGCGTGCTTTTGCCGTCGTCGACGCTGCCGCAGGTGATGAATCGGAGAAGGTCCATGAGGTGAAATTGTGAGTTTGTGAAATTGTGAGTTCGTCGTGCTGGCGAGGCGTGAAAGCAATTCACAACCTCACCCTTCACAACTTCACCACTTAGAAATAGCCATTGCGTTTGCGGTCTTCCATGCCGGCTTCCGAGATATTGTCGTCGAGGCGAGTGGCGCCCCGCTCGCTTACTTTAGCCAGCAACAAGTCCTGAATGATGTCTTCCACAGTGCTAGCGTCGCTTTCCACGGCGGCCGTGCAAGTGGAGTCGCCTACGGTGCGGAAGCGCACTTGCCGGGTCACGATTTCGTCTTCCTCGTCGAGCTGCAAGTGCTCGGAAAGACCCAACAGTTGGCCGCTTGGTAGCACCACGCAAGTCCGCTCGTGGCCGAAGTAGATGTCGGGGAGGCTGATGTTTTCGCGCTGGATGTAGCGCCACACGTCGAGCTCGGTCCAGTTGGAAATCGGGAAAACTCGCACGTTTTCGCCTTTCTGGATACGGCCGTTGTACACGTTCCACAGCTCGGGGCGCTGGCGCTTGGGGTCCCACTGCCCGAACTCGTCGCGCACCGAGAAGATGCGCTCTTTGGCGCGGGCTTTCTCTTCGTCGCGCCGGGCCCCGCCGATGCAGGCGTCAAACTCGAATTCCTCGATTACCTCCAGCAGCGTGTAAGTCTGGAGCGGGTTGCGGCTCGGAAACTTGCCACCCGGCTCGCGCAGGCGCTGCCGCTTGATGGTGTCTTCCACGCTGCGCACAATCAGCTTTTCGCCTAGTTCGGCGGCCAGTTGGTCGCGGTAGGCGAGCACCTCCGGGAAGTTGTGGCCGGTATCCACGTGCACCAGCGGGAAAGGGAAGCGACCCGGGCGGAACGCTTTTTCGGCAAGCCGCGTGAGAACGATAGAGTCTTTACCGCCCGAGAAAAGGAGCGCCGGCCGCTCAAATTGGCCGGCTACTTCCCGCAGGATGTGGATGGCTTCGGCTTCCAGCCGGTCGAGGTAATCGAAGGAATGCGCACTCATGGTTTCTAGGATTTGCTGGTGCGGCACCGGAAGGTCAAGTAGCATGGCTTTTGATGGTTTCGGTGCCGGATAGAAGGGTCCAGAGCAGGCGCTCCAGAATAGTTATGAGGGGAGATTAGTGCTGCTTTTCAACCGGCTCTACCACCGGGTCGGGCCCGTCATGGTGAGCGGTAGTGGAGTGTAAGCCGCATTCTTTGGCGGAAAGGTCTTCCCACCACCAGCGGCCGGCCCGAAAATCTTCGCCGGGCTTAATGGCGCGGGTGCAAGGCGCACACCCAATGCTCACGAAGCCTTGCTTGTGCAGCGGGTTCACCGGAATGCCGTTGGCTTGGGCGAAGTCAATGGCTTGCTCCCACGTCCAGTCGAAGAGCGGATGAATCTTGGTGAGGTTGTGGGCGGCATCCCATTCCACGGGGTCCATGGTTTGCCGGTTCTGCGACTGTTCGGCCCGGATACCCGTCACCCACGCCGCCTGGCCTGCCAAGGCCCGATTCAAGGGCTCCACCTTGCGGATGTAACAGCATTCCTTGCGGTTGTCGACGCTTTCGTAAAAGCTGTTGGGACCCTTGGTACGCATCAATTCTTCCACGCTTTCTTGGCGCGGGTGAAACACCTCAATCGGCTGCTGATACTTGAGCAGCGTCTTGTTCCAGGTGGAATAGGTTTCCTGGAAGTTGCGCCCCGTATCCAAGGTGAAAACCTTGATGGGTAACTCGTTGTCGAAAATCAGATGGCTGATAATCTGGTCTTCCAAACCGAAGGAAGTGGAGAAAACCGCCTTCTCGGGGAAGTGCTTGGCTACGAGCTGTAGCCGCTCTAAGGCAGAAATTGACGGTAGCTGAAGGCGCAGGTCGTCCAGCACGGGAACGGCCAACGCGGCAGATGCTGTGGGCATGACAAGAAAGGAGAGAGGAATTTGCCGCGGCGGCAAGGGTCCAGCCGGAGAATAGCCTTGGTAGTTGGGAGTGCAAAAGCACTGCAGAAACCAACCGAAAGCGAAAAGTGGAGTGTACGGATATGGGATAGAGCTACGCGTAAAAGCGTATCAGCTCACCACAATCAGCGCACAAACCAAGAAAAAGAGAGGGGTGCGCTACTACTAACAACAGCAACCAAAAGCCACGGTCATACAGACGGGGCTTGCCATGCCACAACACCCATGCTGTACAGCAGAGAAGGTGGCAGAAATGGCGGCAGTGTTGATGAAGCGTTTCACGGCAACTTGTTTTTATATGGTCAGGACTTGGCACCGTTTCGGATCATCCGATGGTTGCCGGCGCTTCGTCGAGCCTGTCTCTCCACGCCTCTGTATAAAAACAATCCTTTTGGGGGTAAAGAATTGATACTGCAAAGGTAGTGGCGGAAATTTTATACTTCCAAATTTATTTATTATTGCCTACTACAAGGAAGTGCCGCCTTCTGTTTTGGTGGCAGCACTTAGTACGTCTTCAATACCCGCAAATCTTGCTGTCAGGCACACTAGGCAGGATTAGTAGTTGTTGGCGGACGGTATATAATTTGTTTGGTAAGCATAGCTTTTGCGTGTTATAACAGCCCGCATAAATTGGTGATACCAAGCAATTAAGCGTTGGAGCGCCCGCGCCGGAGCAACGATTTCACTATTTCTCGTACTTGTGGCTCGGCATTCGTAGCCAGCAGCAAGCCGCCATATAGCGCGGTAAGTACCACCGAGCGTAGCAGCATCGTGACCAGCAAGGAGTGCGTGAAAGGCACAAGCCACGCCACTACGCCCGCTACGGCGGCCAGCAGCAGGATTACAGGCACCCGTTTGTCAAACGGCTGCAACCCGAAGCTGTGCCACACAAACCAGGTGCGGGCTATGTTGATGGTTACCAGCGAAACAGCGGCGGCCACCGCTGCCCCTGTCAGGCCCATACGCGGAATCAGCAGCAGGTTCATAAGCACCGTGGCCAGTGCCAATGACGCGTTGAAAATCAAGTCGTAGCGGTAGCGCGGCGACGTAACAACGATGAGCCCATTGAGGCCTGTAATGCCATCAAAGAGCCGGCCTGCCAGTAGGATAAGTACGGCAGAAGCACCGGCGGCATAGGCAGGTTTCATCTGACCGAATATGAAATCCAGGTTCAGCGCAATGCCGAGCGCTAAGTAGCAGCCAAGCACGGTGTTCAGGCGCGTGGTGCGCTGGTAGAAATCGGCCATGCGCGGCAGGTCGTTGTTTTTCCAGTATTCGGCCAGCAGTGGAAAGGCAATTTTGTAGAGGGCACGAAACGGTAGCACCAAGGCCGTGCTAATGAAAAACGCCGTGCCGTAGATACCGGCGCCATCCAAATCTACTTTAGCACCTACCATCAACGAGTCGATGCTGGAAATAACAACGCCCGACACGTTGCCGAGCAGCGCAAACGCCCCGAAGCCAAGCATCTCGCGCAACGGCCGCACCCGCAGCACCGCTGCGGTAGGTTGCAAATGCAATTCGCCAATGGAAGCCGTGTACACTGTCAGCAGCAAAGCAATGCCCCCAAGTGCGCCCACGTACCACAGCACATAGCCGTGAAAATCGAGGTAGCCGCCAGCAAACAGGAGTGCCCCGCCCGTAACAAGTAACCGCAAGACGATTTCCTGCGTGAAGGAAGAGAAAGCCGTATGATACAGGGCTTTGAGGTAGGCATCCTGGAGGTTGATGAGCAAGACAAACAAAGTCAAAACCAACCCCCAAGTGTAGTACCGGCCCAGCAGCGTTGCATCGTCAATGTACCAGTGCAGAACCAGGGGCCGGCCAAGTAGGTACAATACAGCAATTAGGATAAAGCCTAGTAGCGGTACTCCTAATAGAAACGGTAGGAACCCCTGGTGCCCACTCTCTGGCTTGCGGAAATAGGGGAAAAATCGCACGCCCATGTTGCCAAATCCAAACGCCGACACCTGCGCAAACATGGTAGCCAGCGCCATTAGCACGCTGGTCAAGCCTATCTGTTTCGGCTCTAGCACCTTCGGCAGCACCAACACTGTGTTTACGAAGCCTAGGCCCAAGCCCGCATAAGAAATAATGGTATTGCGCAGCCCTTGCCGCTGAACTATGCCCAAAACAATAAGAAGCTAGAAGTTGGGAGACAGAAGACAGAAAAAAGAAAATAGCTCCTACCTCCTGTTTTCTAACTCCTTTAAAATGTCCCGGCCGTTGACGAAGGCGGTATTGCGGCTGCGAAGGTACTGCATCAACTCGGCGAACTGGCGCGGACCGGTAGTTTCGTTAGCCGGGTCGAAATGATCGTTGTGCCAGATCAGGGTGCAGACGCCGCCAAACCGCTCGATTTCCTGAAACATGGGCAGTAGAGCCGGTAAGATTTCGTGGGGGCTAGCTGCAAGTAATTAGGATGATGCAGCGTAGCGTCCATCACGTTAAGCGGAATTTCAAGGAAAGTACAAGCCCTGCCTTGCGTGAAGTCGAAAGGACGGAACGGCAGGCAATAGGAGTTGCGGAAGCCGAAATGCTCGGCAAAGCCCAAGGTAGAGTCGTAGGCGAAACCAACTTCTTCAACCACGGCCAGCGTGCGGCGCGGTTCCCAACTCAGGTAATGGAATCGGTTGCCGGCAGCAGGGGCGGGCATTTGTGTTTGCTCCCGCGCCAAGCGGTGCCGATCAACGGCAGTGCCAATGCTCCCGTGAACTGCTATCTCAGCACCCTGTTTTACGAGCGCCTTGAAGCGCCATTGAAGCGCTGTCGCAGCTAATTTGTAATCGGCGTTGGGCGTGCCATTGCTCGCAGGGCAGTGCTCAGGCAGCAGAAAGAATGTGCTCTTGGCGTCATAGCCCGCTACTGTCTGCTGCACTAATTCCAAGTTGTCCCAAGCATCTGATTGGAAAAAACGCCGCCAAAGAAGTTGCCCAACTCTTAGCAAGTTGCCACGTTGCAAAGCAGCTTTGGCGGGGCTTTCCAAGCACTGCGCAACTCATCGATGTCGTGGGTGATGAACGTAGCAAATGGTGCCTCGTTGACCCAAAGGCGCGGATGCAGTATTTGACCTGTTGTGTGCTCAACAGCCGTTTTCAGGATATCGAAGTAGTAGTTAACCACTGGCACCGCCACGAAACTATAGTGGTGCTGCACGCTGGCGGCGTAAGGGAAACGGCCGTGCCGGTCTCGCTCTTCGGAGAAATACTCCTGCCAACCGCTAAGCAAATAAAACGCTGCCGCTAGCAAGTCAGCATTGATGCGAGCGTGTTTGGCAGGTAAAAGCTCAAGTAGCGGTTGCGCTGGATTTAAGTCGAAGAAAAAGGGCAGCAACTGGCCTTGCCATTCGCGTAGGGAAGGGGCCGGAGGATAAGGCTCCTGACGAGCAAAAAAGTCGCCGGCACTAG contains:
- the cysD gene encoding sulfate adenylyltransferase subunit CysD; the encoded protein is MSAHSFDYLDRLEAEAIHILREVAGQFERPALLFSGGKDSIVLTRLAEKAFRPGRFPFPLVHVDTGHNFPEVLAYRDQLAAELGEKLIVRSVEDTIKRQRLREPGGKFPSRNPLQTYTLLEVIEEFEFDACIGGARRDEEKARAKERIFSVRDEFGQWDPKRQRPELWNVYNGRIQKGENVRVFPISNWTELDVWRYIQRENISLPDIYFGHERTCVVLPSGQLLGLSEHLQLDEEDEIVTRQVRFRTVGDSTCTAAVESDASTVEDIIQDLLLAKVSERGATRLDDNISEAGMEDRKRNGYF
- a CDS encoding DUF7033 domain-containing protein → MLPPLSVIAPVSVELRLAYVLHHFRQAYAEVPEVSIGYANQQPQVEVVASAGDFFARQEPYPPAPSLREWQGQLLPFFFDLNPAQPLLELLPAKHARINADLLAAAFYLLSGWQEYFSEERDRHGRFPYAASVQHHYSFVAVPVVNYYFDILKTAVEHTTGQILHPRLWVNEAPFATFITHDIDELRSAWKAPPKLLCNVATC
- a CDS encoding phosphoadenylyl-sulfate reductase — protein: MPTASAALAVPVLDDLRLQLPSISALERLQLVAKHFPEKAVFSTSFGLEDQIISHLIFDNELPIKVFTLDTGRNFQETYSTWNKTLLKYQQPIEVFHPRQESVEELMRTKGPNSFYESVDNRKECCYIRKVEPLNRALAGQAAWVTGIRAEQSQNRQTMDPVEWDAAHNLTKIHPLFDWTWEQAIDFAQANGIPVNPLHKQGFVSIGCAPCTRAIKPGEDFRAGRWWWEDLSAKECGLHSTTAHHDGPDPVVEPVEKQH
- a CDS encoding oligosaccharide flippase family protein, yielding MGIVQRQGLRNTIISYAGLGLGFVNTVLVLPKVLEPKQIGLTSVLMALATMFAQVSAFGFGNMGVRFFPYFRKPESGHQGFLPFLLGVPLLGFILIAVLYLLGRPLVLHWYIDDATLLGRYYTWGLVLTLFVLLINLQDAYLKALYHTAFSSFTQEIVLRLLVTGGALLFAGGYLDFHGYVLWYVGALGGIALLLTVYTASIGELHLQPTAAVLRVRPLREMLGFGAFALLGNVSGVVISSIDSLMVGAKVDLDGAGIYGTAFFISTALVLPFRALYKIAFPLLAEYWKNNDLPRMADFYQRTTRLNTVLGCYLALGIALNLDFIFGQMKPAYAAGASAVLILLAGRLFDGITGLNGLIVVTSPRYRYDLIFNASLALATVLMNLLLIPRMGLTGAAVAAAVSLVTINIARTWFVWHSFGLQPFDKRVPVILLLAAVAGVVAWLVPFTHSLLVTMLLRSVVLTALYGGLLLATNAEPQVREIVKSLLRRGRSNA